Proteins from one Lacrimispora sphenoides genomic window:
- a CDS encoding transglutaminase domain-containing protein translates to MEIRYTRSKVAGSESKKGKKFWLLPLMSSAVCYALMPLAKPVCRLLFSFGEEPVSAQLHAEFYGNFASIIFLLLPPVICLLLYIIASIIGPIREKRELLRVSDLLAAEERRKTYLMQYERYIEHKSTGWKIRVFFYVLLAIEITFVVQCLFFSSAPRETISLYSDLSLLRSGKPLIYKGKFLPTDRPLDNTNDYVIVPDKEYYYFSSDVGTLRCVKRNLQSDTLMQTEYCVEYLPGTNTVVSVTNAAGTTLTGPSGLSSASLPDGSWLYGDLIVRRCTEIYGYDLLTTDEQKAFDLLYGEYYSVAVARGEESTHSFYLPEPLTAEGYQRVLSLYGAVTYYQKNRQPWRYATDDAGPVRNVYAGRIISDTNPQYFETWDAAAELVSGMPPDLTDREKCYYLAQYLVEHVTPYSGEMPQTEFQDSNGVAIRVAVPDPEWATAYGALVEGRANYEGLSAAFALLSREAGVDCICIVGETVDGAHVWNMVRIDGNWYHVDTVWMNKDGVVDETYFLADDSQMEITHRPVSYGGCAFVPVPASGPQERSR, encoded by the coding sequence ATGGAGATTCGATACACCCGGTCCAAAGTCGCCGGTTCAGAATCAAAAAAAGGGAAGAAGTTCTGGTTGCTGCCGCTTATGTCCAGTGCAGTGTGCTATGCACTGATGCCGCTCGCCAAACCTGTCTGCAGACTTTTGTTTTCTTTTGGTGAGGAACCTGTTTCAGCACAGCTGCATGCAGAGTTTTATGGCAATTTCGCTTCTATTATATTTCTGCTTCTGCCCCCGGTAATCTGTCTACTGCTATACATAATCGCCTCGATTATAGGTCCCATACGGGAAAAAAGGGAGCTGCTGCGCGTTTCAGACTTGCTGGCTGCAGAAGAACGCCGCAAGACATACCTCATGCAATATGAGCGGTACATAGAGCATAAATCCACGGGTTGGAAGATACGTGTGTTTTTCTATGTACTGCTGGCAATAGAAATCACGTTTGTAGTACAATGCCTCTTTTTCAGTTCTGCGCCGCGTGAGACAATTTCACTCTACAGCGATCTCTCTCTGTTGCGTTCAGGTAAACCCCTTATATACAAGGGGAAATTCCTTCCCACGGACCGTCCGCTCGACAACACAAATGATTATGTGATTGTTCCGGATAAGGAATACTACTATTTCTCTTCCGATGTGGGGACACTCCGTTGTGTAAAGCGTAACCTTCAGTCTGATACTCTGATGCAGACCGAATACTGTGTGGAGTATCTGCCCGGTACCAATACGGTGGTGTCAGTCACCAATGCTGCCGGAACCACATTGACCGGTCCGTCCGGTTTATCCTCTGCCAGTTTGCCTGACGGTTCATGGCTGTATGGAGATCTGATTGTCAGAAGGTGTACTGAGATTTACGGTTATGATCTGCTGACGACCGATGAGCAGAAGGCTTTCGATTTGTTGTATGGTGAATATTATAGCGTGGCTGTGGCGCGAGGCGAGGAAAGCACCCATAGCTTTTATCTCCCCGAACCGCTCACAGCAGAGGGATACCAGCGAGTGCTCTCACTGTACGGGGCCGTAACTTACTATCAGAAAAACAGGCAGCCCTGGCGTTATGCCACCGACGATGCTGGTCCAGTTCGGAACGTATATGCAGGCAGGATCATCAGCGATACAAATCCCCAATATTTTGAGACCTGGGACGCAGCAGCTGAACTTGTCTCGGGTATGCCGCCAGACTTAACCGATCGGGAAAAATGTTATTACCTTGCACAGTACCTGGTGGAACATGTGACGCCATACAGTGGCGAAATGCCACAGACAGAATTTCAGGACAGCAACGGCGTTGCTATCAGGGTCGCGGTTCCTGATCCGGAATGGGCCACCGCATATGGTGCGCTAGTGGAGGGCAGGGCCAATTACGAGGGACTTTCCGCCGCCTTTGCGCTGCTTTCCAGAGAAGCGGGCGTGGACTGTATTTGTATTGTCGGGGAAACTGTTGATGGCGCTCATGTATGGAATATGGTGCGAATCGATGGCAACTGGTATCATGTCGATACGGTGTGGATGAATAAGGACGGAGTGGTTGACGAGACGTATTTTCTGGCTGATGACAGCCAGATGGAGATTACTCATCGACCTGTTTCGTATGGAGGCTGCGCATTTGTGCCGGTTCCGGCATCCGGTCCGCAGGAGCGCAGTCGGTAG